A single Lolium perenne isolate Kyuss_39 chromosome 6, Kyuss_2.0, whole genome shotgun sequence DNA region contains:
- the LOC127307097 gene encoding uncharacterized protein isoform X1 codes for MDRPQRRNPSSRPLKPPRPPGGLPFRPPPASRPAAEPSSPDGRPRKKVRFASEPGSHHIQARQDANTGRAEKTKPQGSDAKTSEFKFFKKMWEQSGCRSHSFRQPHQNNVPSISKQKEGERIEAHNATLQKKFPVQKVTLCPDQAPATPLNNAFSNERVEVQAPHSEHDSHDTPQLKPCDGAPAAHVFTPMIQTPFELAGISRNTEPGSGRMFSEKRRNLLKLASKTAAMETCELLQKRSEFFADIMQRLGASNIIRKHHKEPMRQRGMVHGQTPSDPGGHPDNLLEYRDNFNSLSKLGSGKGSSCYASDGSHQFLALPWVDNRGLSSFLDWENGLSCRDNEAHQFMPLPSAYITDVSSSDWKRDTVRNQVSNLLLEDVQPLTKGKSASANELGGNIQSETYDHHGWDPMLSVTSVPKRLSFPCQTRGQSVVPYALSNTSWQPEFSRSLEHCPSRSVGLEGENLTAAGLFGNSAAELLSAFDQPHEKCTSSRFLDFRDGVLDNNGFSGISNFHASESNSFLWKPNTSSLDSICSTSDYPFEQGSKSFCDSAVSISCLAGMETEAELFDNSDTGLVHGMDLVPVTFTASSFSKYPGIVDRHHDPKDHNSILPVGADDACLDSLSPYSEHPCKQNWENTSDFSTELWSSSHHAQSRDGSLGAMFGFTSDQSICSDFEDDHSMALVAANPKSSYFGTSDRAFFDSRSAMDSIRETPMLSLDCVRW; via the exons ATGGATCGTCCCCAGCGCCGGAACCCTAGCAGCCGCCCTCTTAAGCCGCCGCGGCCACCAGGAGGCCTGCCCTTCCGGCCCCCGCCGGCGTCGAGGCCTGCCGCCGAGCCCTCCTCTCCAG ATGGAAGGCCAAGGAAAAAGGTTCGATTTGCAAGTGAACCTGGCAGTCATCACATACAGGCAAGACAGGATGCCAATACAGGCAGAGCTGAGAAAACTAAGCCCCAAG GTTCCGATgcgaaaacttccgaattcaaatTCTTCAAGAAAATGTGGGAACAGTCAGGCTGTAGATCCCATTCCTTTAGACAACCTCATCAAAACAATGTGCCAAGCATATCCAAGCAAAAAGAGGGCGAGAGAATCG AAGCACATAATGCGACGTTGCAAAAGAAGTTCCCTGTCCAGAAGGTTACCTTGTGTCCTGATCAGGCCCCTGCTACACCCTTGAATAATGCATTTTCTAATGAGCGAGTTGAAGTGCAAGCCCCACATTCTG AACATGACAGTCATGATACACCTCAGTTAAAACCATGTGATGGTGCCCCAGCTGCTCATGTTTTCACACCCATGATTCAGACACCATTTGAACTTGCAGGGATTTCAAGAAATACTG AACCTGGGAGTGGACGGATGTTTTCAGAAAAGAGAAGAAATTTATTAAAGTTAGCTTCAAAAACAGCGGCAATGGAAACTTGTGAGTTATTGCAAAAAAG ATCGGAATTTTTCGCTGATATCATGCAAAGGTTAGGCGCCAGCAACATAATAAGAAAG CACCATAAAGAGCCCATGAGACAGAGGGGAATGGTTCATGGACAAACTCCTTCTGATCCCGGGGGTCATCCTGATAACCTTCTTGAATACAGGGACAACTTCAATTCATTAAGTAAACTGGGATCAGGAAAAGGGTCGTCCTGTTATGCAAGTGACGGATCACATCAATTCCTAGCCTTGCCATGGGTAGACAATCGGGGCCTTTCAAGTTTTCTTGATTGGGAAAACGGCTTATCTTGCAGGGACAATGAAGCTCATCAGTTCATGCCACTGCCATCAGCATATATTACAGATGTTTCAAGTTCTGATTGGAAAAGAGACACTGTTCGCAACCAGGTTTCCAACTTGTTGCTAGAAGATGTCCAACCTCTCACAAAAGGCAAGTCAGCTTCAGCTAACGAATTGGGCGGTAATATTCAAAGTGAGACATATGATCATCATGGATGGGATCCTATGTTGTCGGTAACATCAGTTCCAAAGCGATTGTCCTTCCCCTGTCAGACCAGAGGGCAGTCAGTGGTACCATATGCGCTATCAAATACTTCCTGGCAACCTGAGTTTTCCAGATCCCTAGAGCATTGTCCTTCTAGGTCAGTTGGATTAGAGGGGGAGAATTTGACTGCTGCAGGATTGTTTGGTAATTCTGCTGCTGAACTTCTATCTGCATTTGACCAACCACATGAGAAATGCACTTCTTCAAGATTTTTGGACTTTAGAGATGGAGTTCTTGATAACAATGGTTTTAGCGGTATCTCCAACTTCCATGCTAGTGAGAGCAACAGCTTTTTGTGGAAGCCAAACACAAGTTCCCTGGATTCCATATGTTCAACTTCAGATTATCCTTTTGAGCAGGGCTCGAAGAGCTTTTGTGACTCTGCTGTCAGTATATCTTGTTTGGCTGGAATGGAGACAGAGGCAGAGTTGTTTGATAATTCTGATACCGGGCTTGTACATGGGATGGATCTGGTACCTGTGACATTCACTGCTTCAAGTTTTTCCAAGTATCCTGGAATTGTTGATCGTCATCATGACCCAAAGGACCACAACAGCATTTTGCCCGTGGGTGCAGATGATGCTTGTCTGGATTCCCTATCTCCATATTCAGAACATCCTTGTAAGCAAAACTGGGAAAATACTAGTGATTTCTCCACAGAACTgtggtcatcatcacatcatgcccAGTCTCGTGATGGCAGTTTGGGAGCTATGTTCGGTTTCACGTCGGATCAAAGTATTTGCAGTGACTTTGAAGATGACCACAGTATGGCGCTAGTTGCAGCCAACCCCAAGAGCAGTTATTTTGGTACATCTGATCGCGCGTTCTTTGATTCTCGCTCTGCTATGGATAGCATCAGGGAGACTCCCATGTTGTCTCTTGATTGCGTAAGGTGGTAG
- the LOC127307097 gene encoding uncharacterized protein isoform X2, whose protein sequence is MWEQSGCRSHSFRQPHQNNVPSISKQKEGERIEAHNATLQKKFPVQKVTLCPDQAPATPLNNAFSNERVEVQAPHSEHDSHDTPQLKPCDGAPAAHVFTPMIQTPFELAGISRNTEPGSGRMFSEKRRNLLKLASKTAAMETCELLQKRSEFFADIMQRLGASNIIRKHHKEPMRQRGMVHGQTPSDPGGHPDNLLEYRDNFNSLSKLGSGKGSSCYASDGSHQFLALPWVDNRGLSSFLDWENGLSCRDNEAHQFMPLPSAYITDVSSSDWKRDTVRNQVSNLLLEDVQPLTKGKSASANELGGNIQSETYDHHGWDPMLSVTSVPKRLSFPCQTRGQSVVPYALSNTSWQPEFSRSLEHCPSRSVGLEGENLTAAGLFGNSAAELLSAFDQPHEKCTSSRFLDFRDGVLDNNGFSGISNFHASESNSFLWKPNTSSLDSICSTSDYPFEQGSKSFCDSAVSISCLAGMETEAELFDNSDTGLVHGMDLVPVTFTASSFSKYPGIVDRHHDPKDHNSILPVGADDACLDSLSPYSEHPCKQNWENTSDFSTELWSSSHHAQSRDGSLGAMFGFTSDQSICSDFEDDHSMALVAANPKSSYFGTSDRAFFDSRSAMDSIRETPMLSLDCVRW, encoded by the exons ATGTGGGAACAGTCAGGCTGTAGATCCCATTCCTTTAGACAACCTCATCAAAACAATGTGCCAAGCATATCCAAGCAAAAAGAGGGCGAGAGAATCG AAGCACATAATGCGACGTTGCAAAAGAAGTTCCCTGTCCAGAAGGTTACCTTGTGTCCTGATCAGGCCCCTGCTACACCCTTGAATAATGCATTTTCTAATGAGCGAGTTGAAGTGCAAGCCCCACATTCTG AACATGACAGTCATGATACACCTCAGTTAAAACCATGTGATGGTGCCCCAGCTGCTCATGTTTTCACACCCATGATTCAGACACCATTTGAACTTGCAGGGATTTCAAGAAATACTG AACCTGGGAGTGGACGGATGTTTTCAGAAAAGAGAAGAAATTTATTAAAGTTAGCTTCAAAAACAGCGGCAATGGAAACTTGTGAGTTATTGCAAAAAAG ATCGGAATTTTTCGCTGATATCATGCAAAGGTTAGGCGCCAGCAACATAATAAGAAAG CACCATAAAGAGCCCATGAGACAGAGGGGAATGGTTCATGGACAAACTCCTTCTGATCCCGGGGGTCATCCTGATAACCTTCTTGAATACAGGGACAACTTCAATTCATTAAGTAAACTGGGATCAGGAAAAGGGTCGTCCTGTTATGCAAGTGACGGATCACATCAATTCCTAGCCTTGCCATGGGTAGACAATCGGGGCCTTTCAAGTTTTCTTGATTGGGAAAACGGCTTATCTTGCAGGGACAATGAAGCTCATCAGTTCATGCCACTGCCATCAGCATATATTACAGATGTTTCAAGTTCTGATTGGAAAAGAGACACTGTTCGCAACCAGGTTTCCAACTTGTTGCTAGAAGATGTCCAACCTCTCACAAAAGGCAAGTCAGCTTCAGCTAACGAATTGGGCGGTAATATTCAAAGTGAGACATATGATCATCATGGATGGGATCCTATGTTGTCGGTAACATCAGTTCCAAAGCGATTGTCCTTCCCCTGTCAGACCAGAGGGCAGTCAGTGGTACCATATGCGCTATCAAATACTTCCTGGCAACCTGAGTTTTCCAGATCCCTAGAGCATTGTCCTTCTAGGTCAGTTGGATTAGAGGGGGAGAATTTGACTGCTGCAGGATTGTTTGGTAATTCTGCTGCTGAACTTCTATCTGCATTTGACCAACCACATGAGAAATGCACTTCTTCAAGATTTTTGGACTTTAGAGATGGAGTTCTTGATAACAATGGTTTTAGCGGTATCTCCAACTTCCATGCTAGTGAGAGCAACAGCTTTTTGTGGAAGCCAAACACAAGTTCCCTGGATTCCATATGTTCAACTTCAGATTATCCTTTTGAGCAGGGCTCGAAGAGCTTTTGTGACTCTGCTGTCAGTATATCTTGTTTGGCTGGAATGGAGACAGAGGCAGAGTTGTTTGATAATTCTGATACCGGGCTTGTACATGGGATGGATCTGGTACCTGTGACATTCACTGCTTCAAGTTTTTCCAAGTATCCTGGAATTGTTGATCGTCATCATGACCCAAAGGACCACAACAGCATTTTGCCCGTGGGTGCAGATGATGCTTGTCTGGATTCCCTATCTCCATATTCAGAACATCCTTGTAAGCAAAACTGGGAAAATACTAGTGATTTCTCCACAGAACTgtggtcatcatcacatcatgcccAGTCTCGTGATGGCAGTTTGGGAGCTATGTTCGGTTTCACGTCGGATCAAAGTATTTGCAGTGACTTTGAAGATGACCACAGTATGGCGCTAGTTGCAGCCAACCCCAAGAGCAGTTATTTTGGTACATCTGATCGCGCGTTCTTTGATTCTCGCTCTGCTATGGATAGCATCAGGGAGACTCCCATGTTGTCTCTTGATTGCGTAAGGTGGTAG